The region GAACTTGCAGTTCGACCTGATAGCGAGTTTGTAATGTGGTGGCTGCCCAATGCAAATAGTTCAAAGCATCAGGGCTACCAGACCAAAGATAGAAGTGAACGGTTTGACCTTTGGCTTTTTCTGCGATGTCAGACCAAGGTGCAGCGTGCCCGGGAAACGTCAATAGGAGCACTAGCCATAGACAGGTGGCTCGGATTCTTTCCCACATGGCAACTCCTTTTGGTGTGGTGGGTAACAGTACTAACGTGATAAACATACTTGCCCTTTGGGCATATGTGATTAGTATGTGCCATAGCGTAGAGTTTGGGCAATATGGAGCATATAAATGAGAAGTGAATAAAAAAAGCAGCCGTCGGCTGCTTTTTATTGACTGGCTTAGGTGAACAGGGACATCTAAGCAAAATAGGAAAGTTGGCTACTTTTTGGCAACTTCTTTAAATTCTAGGGTGTGTACGTCGTTTTTCAGGGTCAACACGTTTTCTTTCAACGTGACTTTGTTCCAGTCGCCTAGGCTTTGTTGTACCGAGAACTCACTGTCCATTACATCACCGATGCACATTTTCATGGTCATCGACATTTTCTCAATACGGAATTGGTTGTTTTTCTTCAGTTCACCTTGACCAAAGAAGTCGTTACAGCCAGCGTTTCCGCTTGCCATCATCTTCTCACTAAATTGAAGGAATGGAGTGCTATTACGTGGATCAGGTTTAACAGCTTGGTCATCGATTTTAACCAGTTGCCAGCGGTGACCTTCGAGGTCTTTAGCGGTGATAGGGGCATCGCCGTGATTGGCACAACCACTCAAAACAAGCGCACCGACCGTTGCGGCCAGCAATGATTTTGAACTAAGCTTCATAGTAATTCACTCCAAATTCAGGCAATGTTGACCAGTATATGCACTTAGTCAGATAGTTTGTCAGTGTATCGTTATGGTTTGATCTTTTCATGACGCAAGGCTGATGTTCACCAGACAGTCGCCAACAATTGATGACCTATGAGCAGATAACATTATGGAACAGCTAGAATTTTTTACAGTCCCAAGCCCTTGCGTCGGCGTGTGTACCGTTGATGATAAAGGCTATTGCCAAGGCTGTATGCGTAAGCGAGAAGAGCGGTTCAATTGGTTAACTATGACGCCAGCTCAACAGCTTTATGTCATCAAATTATGCAAACAACGTTATCGCCGTAAAGTATCACAAAGTCAGTCTCAGCCCGAGAAAACTAATCAATCAGACAGTCCGCAACAAGAGTTATTTTAAATTTTTGGGCGAGTATCAAATTTTGCTCTAGAGGAAGGAAAACGCTAGGGGAGAGATGGAGACCGCCATCATTACATGGCGGTCATATAATTTATTCTGCAGGGTTCCAGCGATCGCTTACCCATCCACCCACGTTTTCGTCAAAATGCACTCCAGCGAACTGCACTTTGGGTTCTGCGTGTTGTACACGAGCGTCAGGGTTAGTGATGATTTGGAAGATGTAATCCGCCATTGGATCGGTATGTACGGTTTGTGTGCGGGTTGCCACTTCTTTGATCATCTGTAAGCGATAGGTTTTGCTGGCGCGTTTCATTTCATTAACCTCCGAGTTTATTGCAGCGAGTAGATCAAAGTTAGAACTGTCACTAGGGAAGGTCAACACAAGCGCTGGGGTATATTTTCTAATGCGTAAAGCGTTAATAATCGCGATGAAACACCGAAAAATGGGGAATGTCAGATGAATTTTGGGTCGATAAAGGCATCACTAGCGGTGAAAACCTCACCAATTTGGTGAGTTCGTTAGCTAAATTGCACTGATTTAATGCAATCAATGGCACTGAATAATGCTGTTATACCATAGGTTGGATTACAATTTGATAACACGAGATGCCAAATGTCACAATACTTTTTTGGCAGCGGAAGGAAAATGTGTGGGAGTGTTGGCATTTTTGAGCCGATTTTCCAAACAAAAGAAAATCGGCTCAAGGAGATATGTCGGATTAGAACAATAGGTTATACAAGATAGCCGACACTGCTAATGCACCCGTAAAGAGAATAAAGTAGGTGCTCATATGATGGCGATATTGCTTAAGTCCCGGCACTTTAAACACCGCTAACATTGGCATTAAGAACAAAATCATCGCAATTACCGGGCCAGAAAGTGCTTCCATCATGCCTAGAATACTTGGGTTCATAACGGCAGCTATCCAAATTGAGACAAACAAAATGGCAATACCCAACTTGTCAGCGACTTTAGCGTTGAGGTTAAAGTGTTTACCCAGCAAGCCATTGATGCTCTCTCGAGCGCCAAGGAAATGCCCTAAGAACGATGAGGTAATGGCCACAAACGCCACAAGTGGACCTAAACTCGCAATAAACGGATTATCCGTTACGTTCGCTAAGTAAGTCAGCACGGAAATGTTTTGTGCTTTTGCTTGTGCAAGCTCAGCTGGTGACAGTGAAAACACACATGAGAAAACAAACAGCAGGACAAAGATGATCAGCAGTACGCTGGTGTTACGCAAAATCTGTTCAGATTTTTCAACCGCTTGACGACGGTAATGACGACGCTGTGTGTTGGCAAAACTGGAAATCGCCGCCGCATGACTAAATGAGAACACGACTACCGGTATCGCTAACCAAACGGTACGTCCGAAATCGCCCCAAGCAGGCATGGCCAGTGTTGGTGCATGCCAGTAAGGAATCAGATAGAACGAGAGTGCAAGTAAGGTTGCTGCTAATGGATATACCATTGCGGCAAATGCCCTTAACATCAGTTTCTCACCGCCAAGCATGATGGCAATCAGCACAAAAATCATTGAACCGGACAAGAGCCAACGCTCAGGAGAAGCGAATCCTGCTTGATTCACTAGAAAGCTGTCAACCGTGTTGGTCAGGCCCACACCATAAATAAGCAGAATGGGAAAGATCGACAAAAAGTACAGCCATGAGATCAAACGTCCAGCTTTAGGCCCAAAGTGTTCATCCACCACATCGGTAAAGTCGGTAGGCTCTTGCTTCGATGACAAGACAAACCGCGCTAAACCGCGGTGCGCCAAATAGGTCATAGGGAAGGCAATAAGGGCCATGATAATTAATGGCCAAAAGCCACCAATACCTAAGTTAATGGGTAAAAAGAGAATACCTGCTCCCACGGCTGTGCCAAATAGGCTAAGTAGCCAATGAGTGTCGTGTTTTGTCCAAGTACTACTCTGAGTTTGAGTTACGCTAAAGCTAGTGGTTTCTTGAGATTCTTTCACTGATATACCGCTAATTGTGAAATTTAATGCGGGCGATACTACTCCTTTCAGAATATATGGTCATATTGGAAACCCAGTTAGAATCACTGTGATAAAAAAGTATCTCTTCCCTCAAAAACCTGTTTTCTCCATAAAAGCAGTGTTTACTTTCGATTTTTAACTTAAAATTAGAATAATAAACCAAATTTTTACAACAAATCAGAATTCAAGAGTTTGTCTATTTGTTGTACATGGAGATTTTTACCCTGTTGGTATGTGGGGGAGAGTCTCGAGGGCGTGGAGAAACTATCAGAAGGGAAGAGCGAATAAAAAGCCAACAGCGCCATAAGGAACTGTTGGCTGGAAGGTTTACTGCTCGTCTTTGGTTGGACGTTTGTTCTTAGGTACGTAATTCAAAATGGAAATTGGCACTGGCTTTTTCGGAGTAAAACCTTCCACTTCACGACGTTCTAAAAGATGACCTAGGCGACTTTCAATCATGCATAAGTTTTTAAAGTTATCTTTAGAAACTAAAGAGATAGCTTCACCTTTTGCATCCGCACGACCTGTTCGACCAATTCGGTGAATGTACTCATCGGCTGGGAAAGGCAAGTCGTAGTTGATGACGCGTTCTAGTTGGTCGATATCGATACCGCGCGCACCCACACCTGTCGCGATTAAGTAGGCAATCTCACCGGCTTTAAATTGCTCAAGTAACTGATTACGTACTGCTTGGCTGCGTCCGCTATGGAAGGCTTCTGCATGGATGCCACGTTTCGCTAGCTGATCTGACAGTTTGGCCGCACCATGTTTGGTTTCAATGAAAATCAACGCTTGTTTCCATTGGTTCTCTTTAATGAGGTGACTCAGTAGTGCCGATTTTGTGTCCTTATCGACAGTGATGATCCATTGTTCGATATTTGACTTAGAGGCGTCTTTGGCAGCAATACTGATTTCGTGAGCATCATGTACCGCTGATTTAGCGAGATCACGGACTTTATTCGAGAGGGTTGCGGAGAAAAGCAGTTGTTGAATCTGTTCAGGCAAGCGATCCAGAATCTTGTTGATATCGTCGATAAAGCCCATATCCAGCATACGGTCTGCTTCATCTAAAACCACGGTTTCCACTTCCTCAAAATGCACCGCATGTTGACCGTACAGATCAAGTAGACGACCTGGTGTTGCCACCAAAATATCGCGGCCTTCGATCAGCGCTTGCTTTTGACTTTTATCATCTACACCACCGAACGCTGCCATTCCTTTTAGTGAGGTGAAAAGGCAATAATCGTCGATCGATTTTGCCACTTGGAGGGCTAACTCACGAGTGGGTACTAAAATCAGCGCACGAACGCGTTTCTTACGTTGGGTTTCACCTTGACGTAAGCGTTCGATGATTGGCAGCAAATAGGCAGCGGTTTTACCTGTACCGGTTTGCGACGCAGCAATCACATTTTTGCCCGCTAGAATCGGTGGAATCGCTTGATTCTGAATGCGAGTTGGTTTTGGGTAATTCAGTGCTTTAAGCGCTTGAATTACATTTTGGCTTAAGCCAAGTTGTTCAAAAGACATAACATGCTCAATAAGTAGAATCCGCGTTAGCGGAGATCACATCAACCGATACCTACGTTTTATCAAGGTGTTACCGAGCCAATGTGAGTGGATACATAATAAGGTGTCGCTATTGGCGGCGACTATATCATATCTCCTCGGCTGTACTGAATAAAAGCGCACACTTGCCCACAAAAATGCTTCTAAATGGAGCGTATTCTTTTGGACTAACTTACCAAAAAGTGAGCTACCCACTTTTTTGTGGGTTATTGCTGTTTATACTAACTAAGAGTTAGTATGTGTTCAGTTGGTTAGGAAAAATGACTTTTTCTCGACCTGTAACGAAAAAAGAATAGGGGTTTTTTACATGAGTAATACCGTCGTTGTTTATTTCTCAGGATATGGTCACACAAAAAAAGTGGCTGAGTATGTAGCTAAAGGCGCCAATGCAAAGCAGATTGCGATCAGTGCTGAAGGCGATATTACCGATGCTGACTGGGATACTTTGAATGCGGCTGATGCCATCATTTTTGGTGCGCCAACTTATATGGGTAACTACCCATGGCAATTCAAAAAATTTGCTGATGCATCGTCTAAAATTTGGTTTAACCAAGGCTGGAAAGACAAAGTATTTGGTGGTTTTACTAACAGCGCTAGCCTAAATGGCGACAAACAAGTGACGATGATTGCGCTACAAACTCTTGCCTCTCAACATGGTGGTGTTTGGGTTAGCCTAGGTTTGCCACCTTCAAACACACTTGCTGCAACTCGCCAAGATGTGAATAACTTAGGGGCTTCTGTTGGCGTATTGGTTCAATCTCCATCTGATGCGGGTGACGATGCGATTCCTGCGGGCGATTTAGAAACTGCTCGTTTGTATGGTGAACGTGTTGCTGCTGTTGCTGCTCGTTTAAAATAGGCACAGTTGTTTTACCTACGCCAATCGCCAAAGGTGCAAGCTATGCAATATCACCTTAACAGGTGTGACCATTAAAAATCAGAGCCGATGCATTGCATCGGCTTTTTCATCTCTATTGCTGCCTATCTGAATCCCACTCATTCTCTATCTGAGTCAATTTTAGAAATTTTGAACTGGTACTGAGTCATCTTAGAAAAAAAGATCGCTGGCTACTTTGTCAGGCTGTTTTATTAAGTTTTTGCTCGGTGATTTTGGCTTTAATCACTCTCATGATGAATGAGGATTATCGCCAATGAAAACAGTGATAGCTATTGACCTTGGAGCGTCCAGTGGCCGTGTAATGGCTGGCCATTTCTCTCAAGGAAAAATCAGTCTAGAGGAAGCGCATCGCTTCCCAAACCAGCAAGTAATCCGCGATGGACACAGCTGTTGGGACCTCTATTCCATTCTGGAAGAGATCAAAGTTGGGATTAATAAGGTAGTCGCAACGTACCCCGACGTGTGCTCTTTAGGGATTGATACATGGGGCGTCGACTTCGTACTGCTCGATCAATTCGGTACTCACCTTGGGGAGTTTGTGAGTTACCGCGATGCACGCACGCAAGGCGTTGGCGCAGCCATGCAGCAACATCTTAGTGCCAATGACATTTACGCAATCAGTGGCATTCAATTTCTCTCTTTCAACACCATTAATCAGCTCAAAGCGATCGTCGATAGTCAGCCTCAATGGTTGGACAAGGTCGATACCTTGCTGTTTATTCCCGACTACCTCAACTACAAATTGTGTGGGGTTAAACATTGTGAATACACCAATGCATCGACCAGCCAATTGCTCGATTGTGCGCAGAAAACATGGAGCGTTGAGTTAATTAACGCCTGTGGTGCAAAAGCACAATGGTTTTTGCCACCGCAAATGCCTAATCGCTTGATTGGTCAGTATCAGCTAGGTGATGTCACTATCCCTGTTTGTTCGGTTGCCAGTCATGATACCGCTTCTGCGGTTGCGGCTACGCCACTGCATAACAGTGAAACAGCCTATTTAAGCTCGGGTACTTGGTCTTTGATCGGTATTGAAAGCTTAACACCATGCCTTAGCGAGAAAGCGTTTAGTTACAACCTCACTAATGAAGGGGGAGTGGACGGGCGCTATCGCGTGCTAAAAAACATCATGGGCCTTTGGCTTATCCAACGGATTAAAGCAGAAAATCCATCACTGACGTTTAGTGATATTAAGTTGCTTGCTCAGAATGCAACGCCGTTTGCGTTCATTCTCAATCCCAACGACGACCTATTCCTCAATCCTACATCGATGACGCAAGCGATCAAACAGTGGTTTGAAGATCGTCAGCAAGCGGCTCCGCAAACTCTTGCTCAGATAGTGCGCTGTATCTATGACAGTCTCGCACTGGCTTACAGCGATGCACTGACACAACTGAGTGATGTGCTCGGCAAACCCATTCAAGAGCTGCGCATTGTTGGCGGTGGCACGCAGGATAATCTGCTCAATCAATTGTGTGCAGACGTGTGTGAAATCCCGGTTTCTACTGAACCCACTGAAGCCTCTGCATTAGGCAATGTCATTAACCAATTTATCGCGTTGGATGTGATCTCATGCTTGGAGGAAGGACGACAAATTATCGATTCCTGCTCCGACGTGAAACGTTATCAACCAACACCTATCCCTCAATTACAACAAATCAAAATGCAGTATCAACTGCTGAAATGAACCAAGGTGAAACAATGAAAGAAGAATACATTACCTCAGCATATCGCGCTGCCCAAGCGCGCTTTCAAGAGCTCGACGTTGATACCGAAGCGGCCATGGCGCAACTCGCTCAAACTCCAATTTCGATGCACTGTTGGCAAGGCGATGATGTACGTGGCTTTGAATCCCCTGATGTGGCATTAAGCGGCGGTATTCAAACCACAGGGAATTACCCTGGTGCAGCCAAAACCCCAGCTCAACTGCGCGCCGATATGGAACAAGCGTTTGCGATGATTCCAGGGAAAAAACGCATCAACTTGCATGCTATTTATCTCGATTGTGAAGAGAAAGTCGAACGTGACCAACTTGAACCTAAACACTTTGCGTCTTGGGTCGAGTGGGCTAAACAGCAGAAAGTTGGCTTGGATTTTAACCCAACACTCTTTTCACATCCGCTGGCTGATGATGGCTTTACCTTGTCTCATCCTGATGAAAAGGTAAGGCAGTTCTGGATTGATCACGTCAAAGTGTGTCGCAAAATCTCCGCCTATTTTGGTAAAGAGTTAGGCACGCCTTCTGTCATGAATATCTGGATTCCTGATGGCATGAAAGACCAAACTTTTGACCGTTTGGCACCTCGTCAACGCTTACTGGCTGCGCTGGATGAAGCCATCTCTGAAAAGATTGACACCAAATATCATATCGATGCGGTGGAAAGCAAACTGTTTGGTATTGGCGCTGAAGCTTACACCGTTGGCAGTAACGAGTTTTATATGGGTTATGCAGCCACACGTGGCACGGCTTTGTGTCTGGATGCAGGCCATTACCATCCTACCGAAGTGATCAGTGACAAAATTTCCGCGTGTTCACTTTATATCCCTCACTTGCTGCTGCATGTGACTCGTCCCGTACGCTGGGACTCTGACCACGTGGTTGCTTTCGATGATGAAACTCAAGCCATTATGCGCGAAATCGTACGTAACCAACTGCAAGACCGCGTTTCGATCGGTTTGGACTTCTTTGATGCGTCAATTAACCGCATTGCCGCGTGGGTCATCGGGACTCGTAACGCGCAAAAAGCGCTATTGAAAGCCCTGCTTGAACCCACAGCAACACTCAAACGTGCGGAGCAATCTTTTGATTACACCACCCGTTTAGCACTCCTTGAAGAAAACCATTCTCAACCATGGAACGCAGTATGGGATTACTTCTGCTGGAAACAAGGTGCACCTGTTGGTCAAGAGTGGTTACCCCTAGTTAAAGACTACGAAGCGACGGTTCTCGCTGCTCGTTAATGCTATTTCGTGAAACACCGTATTTCGGCTCAGAGTGAGACCGAAATACGGATTAAACCCTACAAAATAATAAGGAAAATAGTATGTCTGTTGTCGCCGGTATTGGTTGGCACTTAGTCGGGGCCGCGTCTGCAGCCGCCTTCTATGCGCCATATAAAAAGGTTCAAGGTTGGTCATGGGAATTGATGTGGTCAATCGGTGGTTTGTTCTCATGGATCATCATGCCATGGCTGGTCACTATGTTACTGGTGCCCAATCTTGGTGAATTTTATTCGAATATCCCGATATCGACATTCGCTATGTTGATGTTCTGCGGTGCGATGTGGGGGATTGGTAACATCACTTATGGGTTGACCATGCGCTACCTTGGTCTATCGATGGGGATTGGGATTGCTATCGGTCTTAACTTAGCGGTTGGCACTTTATTACCACCACTGATTCGTGGTCAATTGGGTGAACTGATTCATTCACACGGTGGCTCACTCACTATGCTGGGCATTGCCATTGCCCTAGTGGGTATTGCGATCGTGACTTATGCGGGTAATGCAAAAGAGAAAGCCATTGGCGAACGTGCGCAAGAGTTCAATCTGCGTAAAGGGGTCATGTTGGCGATCGTTTGTGGCATTTTCTCAGCTGGCTTTGCGTTTGGCTTAGATGCTGCCGGTCCTATCAAAGCGCAATCAGAAGCATTAGGTATCAACTATCTTTATGTCGCAATGCCTGCCTACGGTTTCATTATGGGTGGTGGCGCTATCGTCAACTTTCTCTTCTGTGGCTACAACATTTTTACCAATCGCGAGATTTCTGTTCGTCACGACTTGTCACTGAGTAAATCACTCATGACTCGCAACCTGCTCTTCACCGCCATGGGCGGCATCATGTGGTATTTGCAATTTTTCTTCTATGGCTGGGGTGAAGCGTCTGTTCCTGCCCGTTTGGGGTACATCAACTGGATGTTGCATATGTCTGGTTACGTTCTATTTGGTGGGGTTATCGGTTTGATCATGGCGGAATGGAAAGGGGTGGGTACTCGCCCAGTGCGCATCTTGATTGCTGGCCTATTGGTGATTATTGGCGCTGCTAACGTCGTTGGTTTAGGCATGGCTGCTTAGGAGAAACATTATGATTCGTAAAACATTTGTTATGTACGTTAACCCAGATTGTCATCAAATTTATGAACAGCGCCACAACGAGTTGTGGCAAGGGATGAAGGATGTGCTCAAAGAGCATGGCGGCCATAACTATTCAATCCATTTGTTTGCTGAGCAGAACTTACTGTTTGGCTATGTAGAAATTGAAAACGAGGCGCAATGGGAAGCTGTCAGCGAGACCGCGATTTGCCGTGAATGGTGGGATTACATGCAAGATGTGATGGCCACCAACAGCGACCATTCTCCAATTAGCAAACCATTGAAAGAGGTTTTTTATTTAAAATGATTACATTAAATCAAGCGGTTCAACATGAAATCGACAAAGTACAAGAAGTCTCTCAGTATTTGTGGCAAAAAGAGTGGGCTGAACGCAATGGTGGCAACATTTCTGTTGATTTAACCGATATCTTTGGTCCTGTGACAGGCATCAGCTCCCTGCAAGAGCAGGCTCTGCCACTGCAATTGCCGCTAAGTGCTGCACATCGAATCTATTTCGTAAAAGGGACAGGGCAACGAATTCGTGAGTTGCGCGATCCAAGTTATGCTGGTTGTGTTTTGCAGATCAATGCGAGTGCCAATGGCTACGTGATTCTTTGGGGAGGAAGCGCGAGCCAACATTTTGCACCGACATCTGAATTCATCAGTCATATTAAAATCTTGGAAGCGAAGCGTGCGCACGGTGCACCGGATAAATCGGTGGTCCACACGCATCCTTTAGAATTGATTGCTCTGTCCCATCATCCAGATATTTCTACCAGCAGTGATCTTTTCACCTATACCTGCTGGAAGATGCTGCCAGAAGTGCGCGCTTTTGTACCAAAAGGGATTGCGATGATTCCTTACTGTTTGCCTTCTTCCGAAGAGTTGGCAGACCGTACAACGCAAGCGCTATTGGAGCATGATGTGGCGATTTGGGAAAAGCATGGCGCGACAGCCTCTGGTGCTGATGTATTGCAAGCCTTTGACTATATTGATGTCTCAAACAAAGGGGCAAAACTGTATCTTATGTGCCTAGCTTCGGGTTATGAACCGCAGGGGGTTAGCCGAGAAAATATGGAGATTTTGAAGCGCGAGTTTCATCTTTAACAACACAATATTTAATTTAAATAAAAGGCCGTTCTTAGAGCGGCCTTTTTGTTTTAAGGTATTGATTAAAAATGAAATATGGTTGGAAATTTGTGCTACGTGACACTGTTAACAAACTGACAATTTGTTGCTCAGAACGGAAGGCAGGATGAGATAAATATCGCATCTTAACCGCAGCAAATGTGGAGAATAGCGAGAGGACATTAATGAGGCAAACGGTATGCTATTTTTATCATCGGAAGAGTACGTTGGTAATGCGGGAAACATTCGTGTTCTATCACGCCAACCGCAGCTGGACTATCCAGAACATTGCCACGATTTTTCGGAATTGGTGCTCGTAAGTAGCGGCAGTGGCACGCATATCGTTAACGGCAAACAGTCGCTGTTACTCCCAAATAGCGTCAGTTGCATCAGCGAAAAAGATTATCACCAGTTTACCGATAACAAAGACGTTTATTTAGTCAATGTCCTTTACAGTAAACGTGATTTGCACATTAACCAACGTTGTGCGCAAGTGATTGAACAATTAGAGCAGCAGACGCGACAATTTTTTATCACTCACGACGCGTTTCAACCATTATTTCAATTAGCTCAAGCCATTGAACGTGAACAGCAGACAGGGTTTAAAAATGGTGATGTGATGATCACGGTGCTGTTCGAACAATTATTGCTGTGTATCGATCGACTTGATGCCCGAATGTTAGAAAACTCACCAGTGATGAACGCGATTGTCTATCTCTCTAATCATTACATGGAGTCGGATCTTTCTGTCGGTGCCGTGTGTGACAAGTTTACTGTACCAGCCAAAATATTAGGTAAAGAGATTACCCGCCTGACTGGATTATCAACCAATAAATTCATTAATCACTTACGTATTCGCCATGCGATGCGTGAGCTGGAGTTAGGCGAGAGCGTTACTGAGGTCGCGTTTAATTGCGGTTATACCGACAGCAATTATTTCAGCTCCAAGTTCAAAGCGGTGACCGGAGCGACGCCAACCGGCTATCTAAAGCAAATTCAATCTCGTTAGTCGACATCGGGTGCAATATTTACCACCAAGCCATCGATTTCTGTTGAATCGGTCTGCGTGATTGTATTCTCCAGCCTCCTTCTCTATAATCCCTAGCGCTTAAGGGAGTAGCCTTCTTTATCGACTTATCCATCGGGTAAGGGATAAAGAGTGATCATCAACAGTCTCCGAGCTATATGCTTGTGGTGATCACATTCCTCTGGTTTGGCAAGACTTAAGCAGATGTTCTAACGCGGGTAGGGGTTAGAGGGTCTGCTTTAAGTTCATGTCCTACCCAAGGAATGTGTCTATAGTGCTGCAACCGAAACGCTTCTTTAGTCAAAATCTTTTATTTGACGTCGCCTTTCTCTCTCACTGACACCTTCTAAACTTACTGTGCTTAATGTCGTCGGCATTAGGTGACGAGTCACTTTTCTAAGAGAAATGAGCAATGTTAACTGCAATACTCGCCATCATATTGGGTTTCGTTTTATTGGTTTGGAGTGCGGACAAATTTGTAGAGAGCGCCTCTGCAACAGCTTTCCACGCCGGTATGCCACCGCTATTGATCGGTATGTTGATCGTCGGGTTTGGTACTTCAGCACCAGAAATGGTGGTATCAGCCATGGCGGCTTTAGAAGGATCTCCAGCACTTGCGTTAGGTAATGCACTGGGTTCAAACGTCGTCAATATCAGCTTAGTCCTTGGCTTTGCTGCAATGATTACTCCGCTAACGGTTCAATCAAAAATTGTCACAAAAGAGTTGCCACTGCTAATGGTAGTCGTATTGGCTCTCGGTGTGATGTTGTGGAACCACACACTGTCACAAATGGAAGCGTGGATTCTATTAGCCGGTTTCTGTGCAGTGGTCTTTTGGTCGATTCACAGTGGTATGAAAAACAAAGGTGATGCCCTAGAAGAAGACGCTCTTGATGACCTTAAATCCAATCCCATGTCAC is a window of Vibrio porteresiae DSM 19223 DNA encoding:
- the rhaD gene encoding rhamnulose-1-phosphate aldolase produces the protein MITLNQAVQHEIDKVQEVSQYLWQKEWAERNGGNISVDLTDIFGPVTGISSLQEQALPLQLPLSAAHRIYFVKGTGQRIRELRDPSYAGCVLQINASANGYVILWGGSASQHFAPTSEFISHIKILEAKRAHGAPDKSVVHTHPLELIALSHHPDISTSSDLFTYTCWKMLPEVRAFVPKGIAMIPYCLPSSEELADRTTQALLEHDVAIWEKHGATASGADVLQAFDYIDVSNKGAKLYLMCLASGYEPQGVSRENMEILKREFHL
- a CDS encoding helix-turn-helix domain-containing protein, producing the protein MLFLSSEEYVGNAGNIRVLSRQPQLDYPEHCHDFSELVLVSSGSGTHIVNGKQSLLLPNSVSCISEKDYHQFTDNKDVYLVNVLYSKRDLHINQRCAQVIEQLEQQTRQFFITHDAFQPLFQLAQAIEREQQTGFKNGDVMITVLFEQLLLCIDRLDARMLENSPVMNAIVYLSNHYMESDLSVGAVCDKFTVPAKILGKEITRLTGLSTNKFINHLRIRHAMRELELGESVTEVAFNCGYTDSNYFSSKFKAVTGATPTGYLKQIQSR
- a CDS encoding calcium/sodium antiporter; translated protein: MLTAILAIILGFVLLVWSADKFVESASATAFHAGMPPLLIGMLIVGFGTSAPEMVVSAMAALEGSPALALGNALGSNVVNISLVLGFAAMITPLTVQSKIVTKELPLLMVVVLALGVMLWNHTLSQMEAWILLAGFCAVVFWSIHSGMKNKGDALEEDALDDLKSNPMSLKVAGIWLVVSLVLLIGSSRLLVWGAVDVAHALGISDLIIGLTVVALGTSLPELAATVIAARKGEHDIALGNVIGSNMFNILAVIGIAAAIKPMEHIGSEIFWRDWMTMMITTVVLFVTAISFKGKTGRINRFEGAILLLFYIGYNGYLIMDVLK